Below is a genomic region from Desulfuromonas sp..
GCTCTCTCGGGACCCGGGGGCACCTCGGCGGGCTCTCCCGCTCCACCAACGACATCGTCAGCGTCTTTGACGCCATGGGATGGGATGTGGTCATCGTCGAGACCGTGGGCGTGGGGCAGGACGAGGTGGAGATCGTGCGCACCGCCCATACCTCCCTCGTGGTGATGGTCCCTGGGCTCGGGGACGATATCCAGGCGATCAAGGCGGGCATTCTCGAGATCGGGGATGTCTTCGTCGTCAACAAGGCCGACCGCCCCGACGTCGAGCGAGCCGTGCGGGACCTGGAGGTGATGATCGAAATGAACCACCCTCCTGAGGGGGAGTGGTGGCCCCCGGTGGTGAAGACCGTGGCCCAGAAGCAGGAAGGGATCGAGGAACTGGTCGCCAAGATCGAGGCCCACCGTGAACACCTTGGGAGCGGCGAGGCTCTTGCCCGCTTCGAGGAGAACAAGAGCGCCCTGCGTTTCGAGGAACTGCTCAAGGAGCAGCTCTTTCGCCAGGTCCACCGGCGCATCAGCCATGGCGACCGTCTGACGCGGATCGTGGAGGCCATCGCCCGCCGGGAGCTGGACCCCTACACCGCCGTCGAGGCCATCCTGAAGGATGGGGACTGAGCCCGGGCGGCAAGAAATCTGTTGACAGGAAAGTCGCCTGTTGATATAAACCAGCTTCGCATCAGGGCGTTTAGCTCAGCGGGAGAGCACTGCCTTCACACGGCAGGGGTCACTGGTTCAATCCCAGTAACGCCCACCATAAATTCAAGGGGTTAGCCGATTTCGGCTAACCCCTTTTTTCATCTCTGCACAGCGATGCGTTCAGCCCTCGAGATATCCCCCTGCCGCTAGTCCCGCCCCGTACCCCGTCCGCTGCCGATTCCCCGCTTGCTGGCGGCGATGAAGTCGAGCATCTGCCTGACGTCCTGGGTGACGTCGAAATCCTCCTCCACCCGGGCGACGGCCTCCTTGAGGCCCATGCCTGATCGGAAGATGACCTTGAAGGCCTCTTTGATGGCGCGAATCCGCTGGGCGTCGAAGCCGTTTCGGCGAAGGCCGACAAGGTTGAGGGAGCGGATCCGGCTGATGTCGTCGTTGACGCAGAAGGGCGGGACGTCCTTCGCCGCCCCGGAGCCGCCCCGCATCATGGCGAGGGGGCCGATGCGCACGAACTGGTGAACCTGGCAGTTGCCCGAGATGATGGCCCGGTCGCCGACCTCCACGTGGCCGGCCAGCAGCGAACCGTTGACAAGGATGACATTGTCCCCGACGGCGCAATTGTGGGCAACGTGGCTGTTGGCCATGAAGTAGTTGCCGTCGCCGATGACGGTCGTGGTTCCCTCCCGGTTGCCGCGGTGGACAGTGAAGCCTTCGCGCATGACGTTGCCGTCGCCGATGACCGTGTAGGCCTCTTCCCCGCCGTAGCCGAGGTCCTGGGGATCGTGGCCGATGACCGCACCGGGGTAGACGAGGTTTTCCGCTCCCATGGTGGTCCAGCGCGAGACATGGGCCCCGTGCATGATCCTGCTCCCCCGGCCGATGACGACGTCGGCGTCGATGAACGCTCCCGGGCCGATGACGACGTCTTCGGCGATTTTCGCGGAGGGGTGAATAAAGGCGGCTGCATGGATGTCGGTCATGGACTTCTCCCTTGGAACGGATCTCTGACGAGGTTGGATACGCCACATGATGCATAATCCCGGCGGTCGATTCAAGGATATTCCAGGGTCGGGCCGGTCATTGAAAGGATGTGGGTTCCTGCTATCCTGAAAGTAACCCCCCCCAGGAGTCGCTATGGCACCGAAACTGAAGAACTTTATCGGCGGGAAATGGGTCCCTCCGTCCACGGGAAAATACGGTGACAGCCGAAGCCCCACCGACGTCCGTGACTGCCTCGCCCAATATCCTCTATCCGGAGTCGCGGATGTCGATTCGGCCGTCGCCGCCGCTCGCGAGGCCTATCCCTCCTGGCGGAGGACACCGGCGCCCCGTCGTGGAGAGATCCTGTTTCGCGCGGCCGACCTTCTGCTGCGGCGCAAGGAAGAACTCGGAAGGCTTGTGACGCGGGAGATGGGAAAAGTCCTCTCCGAGGGGCTCGGCGATATTCAAGAGGCCGCCGACCTTGCATATTACATGGCGGGGGAGGGGAGGCGACTGGCCGGCGAGACGGTTCCCTCCGAGTTGCTGGACAAGGACTGCAAATCGATTCGCGTCCCTCTGGGCGTTTTCGCCCTGATCACTCCCTGGAATTTCCCCGTCGCCATCCCCTCGTGGAAACTCTTCGCCGCCTTGGTCTGCGGCAACGTGGCGGTGCTCAAACCCTCCAGCGATTCCCCCCTGTGCGCCGTCAAGCTGGTGGAGGTCCTCGAAGAGGCCGGTGTCCCCCCGGGGGTTGTCAACCTGGTGATGGGAGCCGGTGAGGTGGTGGGCGAAACCCTTGCTCTGCACCCGGATGTGGACGGGATCTCCTTTACCGGCTCATGCACCACAGGGGAGGGCCTCGAGCGTCAGGCCGCGATGCTGCACCGCCCCATGGCTCTGGAGATGGGGGGGAAGAACCCCATCCTGGTGATGGAGGACGCCGATCTGGACCTTGCTCTGGAGGGGGTCCTGTGGGGGGCTTTTGGCACCGCCGGCCAGCGCTGCACCGCCGCAAGCCGGATCATCGTTCATGGGGAGATTCACGATGCTTTCCTCGACCGGCTGGTCAAGGCCACCCGCAATTTGCGCATGGGCGACGGGCTTAAAGAGGGCATCGATATCGGCCCCCTGGTCAACGAGAAGGGTCTTAACAAGGTTCTCAACTACATCCGTATCGGGCAAAACGAACGGGCTCATCTGCACACCGGGGGAAACCGGATCACCGACGGGGCGATGGGCCGTGGGTTCTTCGTGGAGCCGACGGTCTTCTCCAGTGTCACACCGGCGATGCGCATCGCCAACGAGGAGATTTTCGGCCCGGTTGTGGCCGTCATGCGTTGCGGCAGTTTCGAGGAGGGCGTCGAAATCGCCAACGGGACCCGGTTCGGTCTCTCCTCGGCCATCTACACCCGGGACGTGAACCGGGCGGCTCGGGCCGAGCGGGATTTGGAGAGCGGGCTCGTCTATATCAACTCCAGCACCATCGGCGCCGAAATCCAGCTTCCCTTCGGAGGCTTCAAGCACTCCGGGTCGGGGCATCCCGAGGTCGGTGGGCGGATGGGATCCATCGATTTCTTCTCCCGGATAAAGACCGTTTTCAGGGATTTCTCCGGGCGCTTGCAAAGAGCGCAGATCGATTTCGATTGAAGGCGCTTCCGGCCGGGGCGAACCGTGAGTGGGAGCCCGGTGGTTCTGGCCTGTCCAGGATGAATAAAGAGATCCTTTTCGGGCGAGGGCATCCGGCCCTTGACCACCCTGTCCGACCCGTGGTAATCCCAAGTCTCAAATCAAACGATAGGGGGATGACATGCTGCTTCTCAATGAAGAGGTGGAAGCCAAGGGCCTGTTCAGGGCCGCTGAACAGTTGTGCCTTGCCGCCCGCACCGCCCCGAAGGGCAAAGGGATGGATCTTCTGGTGACCGCGGTCGTTGACGGGGAGGACAAGGACAGGCTGACTGAGAAGATGCGGGAGATCGCCGAGCGCGACGGGGTGGCGTTTTTCTCCAGGGACGCGGGGAATGTCGAGGGGGTTGTGGTGCTGGTGCTGCTCGGCACGCGCAAGGAACCCTTGGGGCTGCCTCATTGCGGGTTCTGCGGTTTCACCGACTGCGGGGCGATGCAGAAGGCCGGGGCCACCTGTTCATTCAATACCGGGGACCTGGGGATCGCCCTCGGTTCGGCGGTCAGTCGGGCGGCCGACCTTCGCGTCGACAACCGGATCATGTACAGTGCCGGCAAGGCTGCTCTTGAACTCGGACTGCTGGGGCCCGATGTCGCCATCGCTTACGGCATTCCCCTTTCAGCCACGGGGAAGAGCCCCTTTTTCGACCGTGGATGAGTTTGCGGGGAGGATCGTTTCGCGATGGTAGCCAGAAAATCCGAAACCTTCGATATCGTCGACGAGGAAGACCGGGTCATCGGCCAGGCTCCCCGTACGCTGTGTCACGGAGACCCCTCCCTGGTCCACCGCGCGGCCCATGTCCTCCTCTTCGACAGCCGGGACCGGTTGCTGCTCCAAAAGCGCTCCATGGACAAGGACGTACAGCCAGGGCGCTGGGACACCAGCGTCGGCGGCCACCTCGATCCCGGGGAGGATTACCTCGCAGCGGCCTGTCGGGAAATGGCCGAGGAGTTGGGGGTGAAGGGGGTTGCCCTGACCCGCCTTTATCCCTCCCGGATCCGCAACGGCTTCGAGTCGGAGAACGTGGTTACGTTCCTGGCGCGTTACGACGGGCGTGTGGAGTTTGCCCGGGACGAGATTGACGAAGTTCGTTTCTGGAGTGCGGAGGAAATCGAAGAGGGCTTGGGCGGCGAAATATTCACCCCCAACTTTGAAGAAGAGTGGGTGCGCTGGCGCCAATGGAACCGCATCTATGCCACGAACGCCCGGGGGCGGACGGCACTATGCGCCGGGGATGCCTTTCCCGACCTGTTCGGCGAGCTGAGGGGGAAGGACCCGGAGGGATAGACGGGTCGGCCTCAGGCCGGGGCCAGGGGGAGGGTGAAGGCAAAGCGGCTGCCCCTGCCTTCGGCGACCGGGCTTTCGGCCCAGATCTCGCCACCGTGCAGGGTGACGATTTCCTTGCAGATGGCCAGGCCGAGGCCGGTTCCCTTGCGGAAGACGCTGGTCGAGGAGAGTTGCTGATACCTTTGGAATAAATTCTGCTGCTGTTCGGGAGGTATTCCCGAGCCCGTGTCGGAAAGGCTTATCTCCAGGCAGTCCTTGAGGCGTTTGGTGGGGCAGAACAGGGGCTTGGCGGCAGACAAGACGATCTTCCCGCCGGCCGGGGTGAATTTGACGGCATTGGACAGCAGGTTGGAAAAGACCCGGGCGAGCTGCTTGGGGTCTCCATTTACAGGCGGGAGGTCCTCGGGGATGTCGATATGGACATTCATGTCTTTTTCACGGAACAGGCCCGCCAGGTCGCCCACAACCTGTTCAGCCAGGGGCAGGATCTTCACGGGGACGGTCGAGAGCTGCATCTTGCCCGCTTCCAGTTTGGAAAAATCCATGATGTCGTCGATAAGGAGGAGCAGGCGCTCGCATCCGTTGCGAATGTTGTTCAGTGCAGACTTCTGCTCCCCGGAGACCGGCCCCAGGATGCCTTCGGAGAGGACGTCGGTAAAACCGGAGATGCTGGTCAGGGGCGAACGCATGTCGTGAATCAGCATCGACACGAAGTCGGTCTTGACCTCCTCGGTCTTCTTGAAGTTTCGCAGATAGCGCGCCACGATCAGGAAGCGGTCCACGGCTTGGAGCAGGGCATGGCGGCTCCCTTCGGAAAGGGTTCGGGGCCTGGTGTTGAACAGGGCAACCAGGGCCTGAAGGCCGTTGTCGACGATGGGGAGCGCCTGGAAGACTTGAAAGTCCTCCTCGGGGCTATCATCCCTGGCCTTTTCGTCCCCCAGAAGAAGGGTCCGGACCTGGTTTTCCGGGACGGAGCCGAGCCCGGCCTTGCGCAGGGTTTCGTGCCGGACCCGGTCGAGGAACGGGCGGGAAACCGGTTCGCAGAGGAGAACCGCCAGCACGTACTTGTCCCGCCCGTCGCGCAGGAGCAGGCTGGCTGCGCTGAACTGTCTGATGGCGGACAGGAACCCCAGGAACTCCGCTGCCAGCGCGTCTATGTCGTGGGCGAGCCCGGTCAGTTTCAGGACCTCATTGGAGATTGTCGACTCGTAGAGGAGGCGGTCCAGAATGGTGGTAAGGCGGTTCTGGATCTCTTCGCTGCCGAGTGGCCGGTGCGGCCTCGACGGGGCCGGGGCTGATTCGCCTGGCGACGGGGGGAGAAGGGACGGGATGGCTTCGAGGATCGGGGTCAGGTCGCTTTGTTTCTCCAGGTAGCAATCGGCGCCGGCATGTTCCCCCAAGAATCGGTCATGGCGTTCTTTGAGATTGGTGAGCAGAATGACGGGGATGGTGCTGGTGGCGGGATCGTTTTTCAGGAGGCGGCAGAGGGAATAACCGTTCAGCTCCGGCATCATGACGTCTGAGAGGACCAGGTCGGGATGGGACTGGTAGACCCGGGTGATGGCCTCTCTTCCGTTGCTGGCCGTCAAAACCCGGTAATGTTGCTGCTCAAGTGCATCCTCGAGGACCGCGAGTTGGGTCTGACTGTCATCGACAATGAGGATGGTGAAGGCATTATTCATAGATGGGGAGGACCTTGTTGAATATGATAAAACAAATATTGTGAAAAGATACTATCCATTGATCTGCCGGTCAATCCCCATTGCGATTTAGAGTTTGGGACGCGGTGAAAATGTCATCTTTGCATAAATAATTGACAGAAAACAATGGTGATGCATAATTTTTGGGCTTCAGGGGGCGGGCCAGCAAAGAGGGCGGTCCTTCAGGTTCGGGTGGCGAGGGCAATATATCAATAAAAACAGTATCTTGGGCTGTAATTTCTGTCGGGACAGATTTTAGGCAAACAATTTGCTACAAGTTTAACAATTGATGCGAAAAACACCCATCGAAACTACTTGAACGGGCGCTGGGGGGTGGATATACTGAGCGTTCGTTTTTTCAAGGAAAGAACTCATCTTCGGGAGGTAGCGCGTTATGCGAAAAATTGAGGCCATTATCAAGCCTTTCAAGCTCGATGAAGTCAAGGAAGCCTTGAACGAAATCGGTATTCAGGGCATTACCGTCCTGGAGGTCAAGGGTTTCGGGCGCCAGAAGGGGCACACCGAACTCTACCGCGGAGCCGAATATGTGGTCGATTTCATCCCCAAAATCAAAATGGAAATCGTCGTTCATGACGACCTCGTAACCAAAGTGGTCGATACGATTGCCGAAGCCGCCAAGACCGGGCGAATCGGCGACGGCAAGATTTTCGTCACCCCTATCGACGAGGCGGTGCGCATTCGTACTGGCGAGCGTGGGGAGGATGCCCTTTAGATAGTATCCGTCAACAGGTTGTTTTCATCCGCTCGCAAGAGCGAAATCTTACCATCAAGGAGACATTCGATGACCCCGAAAGAAGTTGTAAAATTTGCCGAAGATAATGGCGTCCAGTTCGTCGATTTCAAGTTCCTCGACTTCGTCGGCATCTGGCAGCACTTTTCCACCCCCATCTGCGAGTTCAGCGAAGACATCTTCGAGGAGGGCATCGGCTTTGACGGCTCCTCCATCCGCGGCTGGCAGCCGATCCACAACAGCGACATGCTGATCATGCCCGACCCGACGACGGCCAAGATCGACCCCTTCGTCAAGGCCCCGACCCTGAGCCTGATCTGCAATATCATCGACCCGATCACCAAGGAAGGCTACAGCCGCGATCCTCGTTTTATCGCCCAGAAGGCCGAGGCCTACCTGAAGTCGACCGGCCTTGCTGACACCGCCTACTTCGGTCCCGAGCCCGAGTGCTTCATCTTCGACGACGTGCGCTACGCCTCCACCGCCAACGAGTCCTTCTACTCCGTCGACTCCAAGGAAGGGATCTGGAACACCGGCGCCGACGAGATGCCTAACCTCGGCTACAAGCCCCGGCACAAGGAAGGCTACTTTCCCTGCGCCCCGACCGACTCGATGATCGACCTGCGCAACGAGATGGTCCTGGCCCTTCAGGAGGTCGGCCTGCATATCGAGTGCGCCCACCACGAAGTCGCCACCGGCGGCCAGTGCGAGATCGACATGCGTTTCGATTCGCTCCTCGCCATGGGCGATCACCTGCAGTGGTTCAAGTACGTCATCAAGAACGTCGCCGTGCGCAACGGCAAGACCGTCACCTTTATGCCCAAGCCGATTTTCAATGACAACGGATCCGGCATGCATTGCCACATGTCCCTGTGGAAAGAAGGCAAGAACCTCTTCGCCGGCGACGGTTACGGCGGCCTCTCCAAGATGGCCATGTACTACATCGGCGGCATCATCAAGCACGCCAAGGCCCTGTGCGCCTTTACCACCCCCTCCACCAACTCCTACAAGCGCCTGGTCCCCGGCTTCGAGGCCCCTGTCAACCTCGCCTACTCCAACCGCAACCGTTCGGCGTCCCTTCGCATTCCGGTCACGGACAACGAGAAGGCCAAGCGCGTCGAGTACCGCACGCCCGACCCCTCCGCCAACGGCTACCTGGCCTTCGCGGCGCTGATGATGGCCGGTCTCGACGGCATCGAGAACAAGATCGATCCCGGCCAGCCGCTGGACAAGGACATCTACGGCCTCTCTCCCGAGGAGCTGAAGGACATCCCCAGCGTCGCCGGCACCCTTGACGAAGCCCTCACCGCTCTCGAGGCCGACCACGAGTTCCTGCTCAAGGGCGATGTCTTCACCGAGGACGTCATCGACATGTGGATCAGCTACAAGCGCGAGGCCGAGGTCGATCCCGTGCGCATGCGCCCCTGTCCTGAGGAGTTCGCTCTGTACTTCGACTGCTAGAGCGGTTTCTGCATCAACGAAAAAAGCCCCCGGCGTCTGCCGGGGGCTTTTTTCGTTGATGGCCTCAAAGGGTTTCTTGAGAGGCTTTGATGATCAGGAAACAGTTGTGCTGAGGAAGGTCTTTACCGCTTCGAGGTCGTTGGGGACCGTTTCGCAACGGCGCTCAAGCGATTCGAGGGCGGTGACCGAAGGGGGAATGTCGGGGCCCCTGCCGAGAGCCCTGGCGACGGCTTCGCCGAACTTGGCCGGGTGGGCGGTGGCCAGGCAGACCATGGGATAGTCCCCTCCGCAGAGGCGTTTGCCGGCGTAGACGCCGACGGCCGTGTGGGGGTCGAGGATGTACCCGGTCTAATTGTGGAAGTCGCGGATCGTGGCGAGGGTCTGATCGGTGTTTCCGGAGGCGGAAAGGAAGTCTTTGGCGATGCGGCGGGCCTGCTCGGCGGAGAAGGTGATCCGCCCCGTCAGCCGGAAGGATTCCATGGCCCCGAGGGTCTCGGCCGGGTTCCCGCCGAAGAGGTAGAAGAGGTAGCGCTCAAGGTTGCTGGCCATCTGGATGTCCATGCTTGGCGACAATGTCTGCCTGACTTCGGCCTTTGTGTAATCAGCCCTGGTGACGAAGCGGGAGAGGATGTCGTTTTCGTTGGTGGCCAGGACCAGGTTGCGGACGGGGAGGCCCATGCGCTTGGCGATATAGCCGGCGAAGATGTCACCGA
It encodes:
- the meaB gene encoding methylmalonyl Co-A mutase-associated GTPase MeaB; translation: MTLAEKILRGEVRAAARLMRDIDDGMPTAVEELKALFPHTGRAYIIGVTGPPGAGKSTLTDKLIEAYRRKGKTVAVVAIDPTSPFSGGAILGDRIRMNRHATDEGVFIRSLGTRGHLGGLSRSTNDIVSVFDAMGWDVVIVETVGVGQDEVEIVRTAHTSLVVMVPGLGDDIQAIKAGILEIGDVFVVNKADRPDVERAVRDLEVMIEMNHPPEGEWWPPVVKTVAQKQEGIEELVAKIEAHREHLGSGEALARFEENKSALRFEELLKEQLFRQVHRRISHGDRLTRIVEAIARRELDPYTAVEAILKDGD
- the lpxA gene encoding acyl-ACP--UDP-N-acetylglucosamine O-acyltransferase; the protein is MTDIHAAAFIHPSAKIAEDVVIGPGAFIDADVVIGRGSRIMHGAHVSRWTTMGAENLVYPGAVIGHDPQDLGYGGEEAYTVIGDGNVMREGFTVHRGNREGTTTVIGDGNYFMANSHVAHNCAVGDNVILVNGSLLAGHVEVGDRAIISGNCQVHQFVRIGPLAMMRGGSGAAKDVPPFCVNDDISRIRSLNLVGLRRNGFDAQRIRAIKEAFKVIFRSGMGLKEAVARVEEDFDVTQDVRQMLDFIAASKRGIGSGRGTGRD
- a CDS encoding aldehyde dehydrogenase family protein — encoded protein: MAPKLKNFIGGKWVPPSTGKYGDSRSPTDVRDCLAQYPLSGVADVDSAVAAAREAYPSWRRTPAPRRGEILFRAADLLLRRKEELGRLVTREMGKVLSEGLGDIQEAADLAYYMAGEGRRLAGETVPSELLDKDCKSIRVPLGVFALITPWNFPVAIPSWKLFAALVCGNVAVLKPSSDSPLCAVKLVEVLEEAGVPPGVVNLVMGAGEVVGETLALHPDVDGISFTGSCTTGEGLERQAAMLHRPMALEMGGKNPILVMEDADLDLALEGVLWGAFGTAGQRCTAASRIIVHGEIHDAFLDRLVKATRNLRMGDGLKEGIDIGPLVNEKGLNKVLNYIRIGQNERAHLHTGGNRITDGAMGRGFFVEPTVFSSVTPAMRIANEEIFGPVVAVMRCGSFEEGVEIANGTRFGLSSAIYTRDVNRAARAERDLESGLVYINSSTIGAEIQLPFGGFKHSGSGHPEVGGRMGSIDFFSRIKTVFRDFSGRLQRAQIDFD
- a CDS encoding DUF2148 domain-containing protein, with the protein product MLLLNEEVEAKGLFRAAEQLCLAARTAPKGKGMDLLVTAVVDGEDKDRLTEKMREIAERDGVAFFSRDAGNVEGVVVLVLLGTRKEPLGLPHCGFCGFTDCGAMQKAGATCSFNTGDLGIALGSAVSRAADLRVDNRIMYSAGKAALELGLLGPDVAIAYGIPLSATGKSPFFDRG
- a CDS encoding NUDIX domain-containing protein, which produces MVARKSETFDIVDEEDRVIGQAPRTLCHGDPSLVHRAAHVLLFDSRDRLLLQKRSMDKDVQPGRWDTSVGGHLDPGEDYLAAACREMAEELGVKGVALTRLYPSRIRNGFESENVVTFLARYDGRVEFARDEIDEVRFWSAEEIEEGLGGEIFTPNFEEEWVRWRQWNRIYATNARGRTALCAGDAFPDLFGELRGKDPEG
- a CDS encoding hybrid sensor histidine kinase/response regulator; translation: MNNAFTILIVDDSQTQLAVLEDALEQQHYRVLTASNGREAITRVYQSHPDLVLSDVMMPELNGYSLCRLLKNDPATSTIPVILLTNLKERHDRFLGEHAGADCYLEKQSDLTPILEAIPSLLPPSPGESAPAPSRPHRPLGSEEIQNRLTTILDRLLYESTISNEVLKLTGLAHDIDALAAEFLGFLSAIRQFSAASLLLRDGRDKYVLAVLLCEPVSRPFLDRVRHETLRKAGLGSVPENQVRTLLLGDEKARDDSPEEDFQVFQALPIVDNGLQALVALFNTRPRTLSEGSRHALLQAVDRFLIVARYLRNFKKTEEVKTDFVSMLIHDMRSPLTSISGFTDVLSEGILGPVSGEQKSALNNIRNGCERLLLLIDDIMDFSKLEAGKMQLSTVPVKILPLAEQVVGDLAGLFREKDMNVHIDIPEDLPPVNGDPKQLARVFSNLLSNAVKFTPAGGKIVLSAAKPLFCPTKRLKDCLEISLSDTGSGIPPEQQQNLFQRYQQLSSTSVFRKGTGLGLAICKEIVTLHGGEIWAESPVAEGRGSRFAFTLPLAPA
- a CDS encoding P-II family nitrogen regulator yields the protein MRKIEAIIKPFKLDEVKEALNEIGIQGITVLEVKGFGRQKGHTELYRGAEYVVDFIPKIKMEIVVHDDLVTKVVDTIAEAAKTGRIGDGKIFVTPIDEAVRIRTGERGEDAL
- the glnA gene encoding type I glutamate--ammonia ligase, whose translation is MTPKEVVKFAEDNGVQFVDFKFLDFVGIWQHFSTPICEFSEDIFEEGIGFDGSSIRGWQPIHNSDMLIMPDPTTAKIDPFVKAPTLSLICNIIDPITKEGYSRDPRFIAQKAEAYLKSTGLADTAYFGPEPECFIFDDVRYASTANESFYSVDSKEGIWNTGADEMPNLGYKPRHKEGYFPCAPTDSMIDLRNEMVLALQEVGLHIECAHHEVATGGQCEIDMRFDSLLAMGDHLQWFKYVIKNVAVRNGKTVTFMPKPIFNDNGSGMHCHMSLWKEGKNLFAGDGYGGLSKMAMYYIGGIIKHAKALCAFTTPSTNSYKRLVPGFEAPVNLAYSNRNRSASLRIPVTDNEKAKRVEYRTPDPSANGYLAFAALMMAGLDGIENKIDPGQPLDKDIYGLSPEELKDIPSVAGTLDEALTALEADHEFLLKGDVFTEDVIDMWISYKREAEVDPVRMRPCPEEFALYFDC